A region from the Bactrocera dorsalis isolate Fly_Bdor chromosome 1, ASM2337382v1, whole genome shotgun sequence genome encodes:
- the LOC105228769 gene encoding UHRF1-binding protein 1 isoform X9 yields the protein MVSLIKNQLLKHLSIYTKNLSSDKINLSTFRGEGDLVNLQLDEAVLTELLELPSWLRLTSAWCNHVSFRISWTKLKSVPITLTLDEVNISVETCDPSTRNQEANSSGGVAGGGGGGGAAAGGGATAQPTLPQAPQGKYSYIHKVVDGITIIVNTVNVKFLSAAFTASVQMSRIRVESKTPKWAHADLRFTRLKDPTRGIILIFKELSWQTVRIEASSTQDKSLTPLRLLTNQARCRLTLRKRLSDCTLLASRLVLILDDLLWVLTDSQLKAALHFVDSLSGLIKAATHATQKKNAARKLQTLPEYQAQIAQQQNRQFDTAHTSSAQKMFNAFDVRETSYHFFSQRIDLHLCDDEGDGRSSFPELDKGGALQISVQAFQIDYYPYHLAKSDRAHWAKYREASVSPALWLKESLNTFREAVLNLSQPNRPSTHAPLERTAPTSPVALNVNALQALSAAHASTVGGTPPTSSGANTPHRPGSSGGGSGGNASAFANQLTQAQQQKATLDNLAKLMSACVVLRIEDFTLYRVTTSGRKQMPKEFVSAQNKRKSRSGDKERYSFPADMSLVHAEFTYFYYPGDFIFPLPPSKVFVHINPLQVHFDLSSILWLNSFALNLHESLLRTSVGTASGASSATRGSISSNASQRAAGTGGSQGSRVGSEAAISQAEQEPNLMYMDVKIEAIMPRVVIESTVDVPNQKDRPKIMQIQISRFAITNIREMGSSRADLAQALHSLQEGSLVFGTEFPAVNGDMCIVTDRILSHVAAADVGAPVPSQNPLQTQVQTQTTTSSQIPKSASVQNLSRYAMWSEPRDVWCIKLDPVWVDFLGARSLGPNKSIPFIDAVPVTLWLHSGAGAMHKSPAASVNSNSCASFSMKGSSVETNINCMDFANGDSKNLPRNPFLSDEDVRMGDWKPQRSFNGGSSGADATAAGKVNDKVPKNSERTADMHAIAHISNLVSVQIDHYQYLFLLRLAEEMTEMAMFLSMDAERILQKQNTKKSMIFGCVIPQIEVTLVMPSPTPGTNTIWPTPPLEQVKSNIYGSVETPSPVTNEPLFDGVMHTSNPNTHGYNVQIQSTPTVASSTPSQGSRPDTGVYSQSISASTKSVRSARTSNAGDATSITKEINSSLMSMKKGFSSFMTSIDSAIKSGTPNDDTSDTFSIQSDISSDSENFAIVMGDDKTMDCIDVMFRLNPFTNDTNLKASPVEVASEVLEEPGYNKTNLSSPSEPSEASTWRRRDLVSMATFRLTTVELIRQNEGNSSSLRLQVAAVSCDECGAIPWDELQKAQQANKTKFGARCKAWNLAPYNPELPPCIRVRLEETLNLPQGNVSVTDKKSLQSWISHHAEVRVKDVNLDLSISTVIGLGDLAEDEIITNPLPVTIHVENVKLNLIEDRPPVNITSPGPVPIRLAIGRMRIHRDKNGIVNIQPIETGLNEAATINYPLTAAALTPRDRERDREILSMQLVMQQLKMDNENLRKQLVNAKENADTYRQKCKQENDVLRSYLKAAQDDITILLEEKKALLDTIRSLQVQLTSSNINRKSDGNR from the exons ATGGTGTCGCTGATTAAGAATCAACTCTTGAAGCACCTTTCGAT ttacaCGAAGAATTTGTCATCGGACAAAATTAATTTGAGTACATTTCGCGGCGAGGGGGATCTGGTGAATTTGCAGCTGGACGAAGCGGTGCTCACTGAACTGTTAGAGTTGCCTTCATGGCTGCGGCTCACTTCGGCCTGGTGCAATCATGTGTCCTTTCGCATTAGCTGGACAAAACTGAAAAGTGTGCCAATAACCTTG ACACTGGACGAGGTGAATATCAGCGTTGAAACCTGTGATCCGAGCACTAGAAATCAGGAAGCCAATTCATCCGGAGGCGTCGCGGGTGGAGGTGGAGGAGGTGGTGCTGCTGCTGGTGGCGGGGCAACAGCACAGCCGACACTGCCACAGGCGCCGCAAGGCAAATACAGTTACATACACAAAGTGGTGGATGGCATTACAATCATTGTGAATACGGTGAATGTGAAATTCCTGAGCGCAGCGTTCACCGCCTCCGTGCAG ATGTCTCGCATTCGCGTTgaatcaaaaacaccaaaatggGCTCATGCCGATCTGCGTTTCACCCGGCTTAAAGATCCGACTAGAGGCATCATACTCATCTTCAAAGAACTCTCTTGGCAAACGGTGCGCATCGAAGCCAGTTCAACGCAAGACAAATCGCTCACTCCTCTCCGTTTGCTCACGAATCAAGCGCGCTGTCGCCTTACACTACGAAAACGGCTTTCCGATTGTACATTATTAGCCTCACGACTGGTGCTCATACTGGACGATCTACTATGGGTGCTCACCGATTCGCAGCTGAAAGCGGCCTTACATTTTGTCGATTCCTTATCGGGTCTCATCAAAGCGGCGACACATGCAACACAGAAAAAGAATGCAGCTAGAAAATTACAG ACTCTCCCTGAGTATCAGGCACAGATAGCGCAGCAACAAAATCGCCAATTTGACACGGCGCACACATCATCAGCGCAAAAAATGTTCAACGCTTTCGATGTGCGCGAGACTTCCTATCACTTTTTCAGTCAACGCATCGATTTGCATTTGTGCGACGATGAAGGCG ATGGCCGCTCCAGCTTTCCCGAATTGGATAAAGGTGGCGCTCTACAAATATCGGTGCAAGCATTCCAAATAGACTATTATCCTTATCATCTGGCCAAATCAGATCGTGCGCACTGGGCGAA ATATCGCGAAGCATCCGTATCACCAGCGTTGTGGCTTAAAGAATCCCTTAATACATTCCGTGAAGCTGTGCTTAATCTAAGTCAACCGAATCGCCCATCAACACATGCGCCACTCGAACGCACTGCACCAACATCGCCCGTCGCACTCAATGTGAATGCGCTACAAGCGTTAAGCGCAGCGCATGCGTCCACAGTTGGTGGCACACCACCTACCAGCTCTGGCGCGAATACGCCACATCGTCCCGGCAGCAGCGGTGGCGGTTCGGGTGGTAATGCTTCAGCGTTCGCCAATCAACTCACACAAGCGCAACAGCAAAAGGCAACACTGGACAATTTGGCGAAATTGATGAGCGCCTGTGTTGTGTTGCGCATAGAGGATTTCACATTGTATCGCGTTACCACCTCTGGTAGAAAGCAGATGCCCAAGGAGTTTGTGTCgg CACAAAATAAGCGGAAATCACGTTCAG GTGATAAAGAGCGCTATTCGTTTCCCGCTGACATGTCCCTCGTACATGCTGAGTTTACTTACTTTTATTACCCCGGTGATTTTATATTTCCTT TGCCGCCGTCCAAAGTATTCGTTCATATTAATCCCCTACAAGTGCACTTCGATCTAAGTTCCATACTTTGGCTGAATTCGTTTGCATTGAATTTACATGAGAGCTTATTACGCACCAGTGTCGGCACAGCGAGCGGTGCTTCCTCCGCCACACGCGGTTCCATCTCATCGAATGCCTCACAACGTGCAGCTGGTACCGGGGGTTCACAAGGCTCACGCGTCGGTTCCGAGGCGGCCATTTCGCAAGCCGAACAGGAGCCCAATCTCATGTATATGGATGTGAAGATTGAGGCGATTATGCCACGCGTAGTCATTGAATCGACTGTGGATGTGCCCAATCAGAAGGATCGtcctaaaattatgcaaatacaaatttcaCGCTTTGCCATAACCAATATACGTGAGATGGGTTCATCACGTGCCGATTTGGCGCAGGCTTTGCACTCACTGCAGGAGGGTTCACTGGTATTCGGCACGGAATTCCCAGCGGTCAACGGTGACATGTGCATTGTTACCGATCGCATACTATCACATGTAGCGGCCGCAGATGTGGGCGCACCCGTGCCGTCACAAAACCCCTTGCAGACGCAGgtacaaacacaaacaacaacgtcTTCGCAAATACCGAAATCCGCCTCGGTACAGAATTTGTCACGTTATGCCATGTGGTCGGAACCGCGTGATGTGTGGTGTATCAAACTTGATCCAGTGTGGGTGGATTTTTTGGGTGCACGCTCTTTGGGTCCCAACAAATCGATACCATTCATCGATGCTGTGCCGGTGACTTTGTGGCTGCATTCTGGTGCTGGTGCTATGCACAAATCGCCGGCTGCCAGCGTCAACAGCAATTCGTGCGCTTCGTTCAGCATGAAGGGCTCTTCCGTCGAAACGAATATAAATTGCATGGATTTTGCCAATGGGGATAGTAAGAATCTGCCACGTAATCCCTTCCTTAGTGACGAGGATGTACGTATGGGCGATTGGAAGCCACAACGTTCCTTTAATGGTGGCAGCTCTGGCGCAGATGCAACGGCTGCTGGTAAAGTTAATGATAAGGTCCCGAAAAATAGCGAACGTACCGCCGATATGCATGCCATTGCGCACATTTCCAATTTGGTGAGTGTGCAAATCGATCACTATCAATACTTGTTCCTATTGCGTTTGGCTGAGGAGATGACGGAGATGGCCATGTTCCTATCAATGGACGCTGAGCGTATTTTACAAAAG CAAAATACCAAGAAATCGATGATTTTCGGTTGTGTTATACCGCAAATTGAAGTGACACTCGTGATGCCATCGCCAACACCTG GTACAAACACTATATGGCCTACACCGCCGTTAGAGCAAGTGAAGAGTAATATATATGGTAGTGTGGAGACACCCTCGCCGGTCACTAATGAACCGCTCTTTGACGGGGTAATGCACACTTCAAATCCAAATACGCATGG TTATAATGTGCAAATCCAAAGTACACCCACTGTAGCGTCCTCTACACCCAGTCAGGGTTCACGCCCCGACACTGGTGTTTACTCGCAGTCCATTTCAGCATCGACGAAGAGCGTGCGCTCAGCACGAACTTCAAATGCGGGCGACGCGACCAGCATAACGAAAGAAATCAATTcta GTCTGATGTCTATGAAAAAAGGCTTCTCCAGTTTTATGACGTCCATCGATTCAGCCATCAAATCTGGTACACCAAATGATGACACCAGTGACACATTCTCCATACAAAGTGATATTAGTTCCGATTCGGAAAATTTCGCCATAGTTATGGGCGACGATAAAACCATGGATTGCATTGATGTAATGTTTAG attaAATCCCTTCACCAATGACACCAACTTGAAAGCATCACCCGTCGAAGTAGCCAGCGAAGTGCTAGAGGAACCTGGTTACAACAAGACTAACTTATCATCACCGTCAGAGCCGTCCGAGGCAAGCACGTGGCGGCGACGCGATTTGGTATCAATGGCGACTTTTAG ATTAACAACAGTTGAATTGATACGTCAAAATGAGGGTAATTCCTCTTCACTGCGCCTGCAGGTGGCCGCTGTATCGTGCGATGAATGTGGCGCCATTCCTTGGGATGAATTGCAG aaagcTCAACAAGCAAATAAG ACTAAGTTTGGCGCACGTTGTAAAGCTTGGAACTTGGCGCCCTACAATCCAGAGTTGCCACCTTGCATACGTGTGCGCTTGGAGGAGACATTAAACCTGCCGCAGGGCAATGTAAGCGTCACGGATAAAAAATCTTTGCAGAG TTGGATTTCCCATCATGCTGAAGTGCGCGTCAAGGATGTTAACTTGGATTTGTCCATAAGCACCGTGATTGGTTTGGGTGATTTGGCAGAGGATGAAATCATCACTAACCCTTTGCCTGTTACG ATCCATGTGGAAAATGTTAAGCTTAATTTAATCGAAGATCGTCCGCCCGTTAATATTACCTCACCGGGTCCAGTGCCAATACGTCTGGCAATCGGACGCATGCGCATACATCGTGATAAAAATGGCATTGTCAATATACAACCAATAG AAACTGGTCTAAATGAGGCAGCTACTATAAACTACCCACTAACAGCTGCCGCACTAACACCACGCGATCGCGAACGAGATCGCGAAATACTCTCCATGCAGCTGGTCATGCAGCAGCTCAAAATGGATAATGAAAATTTGCGTAAGCAACTTGTAAATGCGAAAGAAAATGCCGATACGTACAG ACAAAAGTGCAAACAGGAGAACGACGTGCTGCGCTCGTATCTGAAAGCGGCACAAGACGATATAACCATATTATTAGAGGAGAAAAAGGCTTTACTCGACACGATACGTTCGCTGCAG GTTCAACTGACATCATCgaatataaatagaaaaagcGATGGCAACAGGTAG